A single window of Rhodamnia argentea isolate NSW1041297 chromosome 5, ASM2092103v1, whole genome shotgun sequence DNA harbors:
- the LOC125315070 gene encoding polyvinylalcohol dehydrogenase-like, producing the protein MARLRVQRTSCIFCIFTIGTLWVLDSTGAAWLNHGGDLSNTRGAREEMLISPWTVRFLRLRWKFSAGKDISATPATANGVVYFPSWNGYLYAVNAFSGSLIWQQNLSELTGLRGTGTVVNVTVSRSTPTIAGRLLIVSIYGPAVVIAVSRFNGRLIWLTRLDPQPLAVITTSGTAYMRAYYVGVSSLEETLPAVQCCTFRGSLVKLNILSGAILWQTYTLPDNGGKRGAYAGAAIWGSSPAIDPERRLAYAATGNLYTAPPEVEECQERQNNRTTPPKEPDQCIGPDVNFNSIMAFEIESGRIKWARQLGGYDVWYAACLVPNNPDCPTGPNVDADFGEAPMLITICTNGTERDIAVAVQKSGFAWALDRDTGEIVWFRLAGPGSVEGGGIWGAATDGKRVYTNIANRDRENFTLSPSTRTTTAGAWVALDASSGEILWSTANPSNETSQGPVSVANGVVFTGSVAPEGPVYAMDAKTGKILWSYNSGATVYGGISISYGCIYHGNGYKVGLVSPFHPTWTGGTDLYSLCV; encoded by the exons ATGGCTCGCCTGCGTGTTCAGAGAACTTCCTGCATCTTCTGTATCTTCACGATCGGCACCCTTTGGGTATTAGACAGCACCGGCGCTGCG TGGCTAAATCATGGAGGCGATTTGAGCAACACGAGAGGTGCTCGAGAAGAGATGTTGATCAGCCCGTGGACCGTCCGGTTTTTACGGTTGAGATGGAAGTTCTCCGCTGGAAAGGATATTTCCGCCACCCCGGCGACAGCCAACGGCGTCGTGTATTTTCCCTCGTGGAACGGCTACTTGTATGCCGTGAATGCGTTCTCAGGCAGTTTGATATGGCAGCAAAACCTAAGCGAGTTGACGGGGCTTAGGGGCACGGGGACTGTAGTGAACGTCACGGTCTCGAGGTCCACCCCGACGATAGCCGGACGCCTCCTGATCGTCTCAATTTATGGACCTGCAGTTGTTATCGCCGTGAGCCGATTCAACGGGAGGCTAATTTGGTTGACACGGCTTGATCCACAGCCTCTAGCGGTGATAACGACCTCTGGAACGGCTTATATGAG ggCATATTACGTTGGAGTATCCTCGCTAGAAGAGACCTTACCTGCTGTGCAATGTTGCACCTTTAGAGGCAGTTTGGTTAAGCTAAACATTCTATCCGGAGCAATCCTATGGCAAACCTACACCCTCCCTGATAACGGCGGTAAACGCGGAGCCTACGCTGGAGCCGCCATATGGGGGAGTAGCCCCGCAATAGACCCCGAGAGGAGGCTCGCTTATGCAGCTACAGGCAACCTATACACGGCCCCGCCCGAGGTGGAAGAATGCCAAGAGAGGCAAAACAATCGGACAACCCCGCCAAAGGAGCCCGACCAGTGCATCGGGCCTGATGTGAACTTCAATTCTATCATGGCATTCGAGATCGAGTCGGGAAGGATCAAGTGGGCGCGGCAGTTAGGAGGCTACGATGTATGGTATGCAGCTTGTTTGGTGCCCAACAATCCTGATTGTCCAACTGGGCCTAACGTGGATGCTGATTTCGGAGAAGCCCCAATGCTAATCACGATTTGTACGAACGGAACTGAGCGCGACATTGCGGTCGCGGTACAAAAGAGCGGCTTTGCTTGGGCTCTGGATCGTGACACTGGGGAGATAGTATGGTTTAGA CTGGCGGGACCTGGTAGCGTCGAAGGGGGAGGCATATGGGGCGCGGCCACGGATGGCAAAAGGGTCTACACTAACATCGCCAACCGCGATCGAGAGAACTTCACCCTCTCTCCCTCGACCCGAACGACGACAGCAGGCGCTTGGGTCGCCCTGGACGCAAGTTCTGGAGAAATATTATGGTCCACAGCTAACCCAAGCAACGAAACCAGTCAGGGGCCGGTTTCTGTGGCGAACGGGGTCGTGTTCACAGGTTCCGTGGCTCCGGAGGGGCCCGTGTATGCGATGGACGCCAAGACGGGCAAGATACTGTGGTCATACAATTCAGGAGCCACGGTGTATGGAGGGATATCAATAAGTTATGGGTGCATTTATCATGGGAATGGGTACAAGGTGGGTCTAGTTTCACCGTTCCATCCAACTTGGACTGGAGGGACTGATCTTTATAGTTTGTGTGTCTAA